From a region of the Drosophila ananassae strain 14024-0371.13 chromosome XL, ASM1763931v2, whole genome shotgun sequence genome:
- the LOC6503116 gene encoding heat shock protein beta-1 isoform X3 encodes MRTLVELVFGIGRILENLREMEAFTRTLQKTFRSTRTTTSTTTTTNSSTTSSTTNSALPSRIPKQQNYVSDISSPLIQDEGDNKVLKLRFDVSQYAPEEIVVKTVDQKLLVHAKHEEKSDTKSVYREYNREFLLPKGVNPESIRSSLSKDGVLTVDAPLPALTAGETLIPIAHK; translated from the exons ATGCGCACTTTAGTCGAGCTCGTCTTCGGGATCGGTCGCATCCTAGAGAACCTTAGAGAAATGGAGGCTTTTACACGCACTTTGCAAAAAACGTTTCGCAGCACTAGGACCACGACCAGCACTACCACCACTACCAATTCGTCCACCACTAG CTCAACGACAAATTCGGCCCTGCCATCGCGAATCCCCAAGCAACAGAACTACGTCTCCGACATCAGCTCCCCCTTGATCCAG GATGAGGGCGACAACAAGGTCCTGAAACTGCGCTTCGATGTCAGCCAATACGCCCCCGAGGAGATTGTTGTGAAGACCGTCGATCAGAAGCTGCTG GTGCACGCCAAGCACGAGGAGAAGTCGGACACAAAGAGCGTCTACAGGGAGTACAACCGGGAGTTCCTGCTGCCCAAGGGCGTCAATCCCGAGTCGATTCGCTCGTCCCTCAGCAAGGACGGTGTCCTGACCGTCGATGCGCCATTGCCAGCCCTCACCGCCGGCGAAACACTGATTCCCATTGCCCACAAGTAG